cctcactttcttacctatgagctttagggagtgcccccttgtcctagtattgtgtgatagagaaaagaatttttctctatccaccttttctatcccatgcatgattttatacacttcgatcaagtcactccttaaatgccgtctttcaaggctgaagagaccaaggcgttgcaacctggtatcataagggaggtgctccatttcctttatcattcttgttgcccttttttgcaccttttccagttccatcatatcatcacctaacccccaaaactttacgcttagactatccatggttgacctctcccgattcctaagaggtcagtaaagggcatgcattaagtgcaccagagtgccttccgtcccctgtcctaatgtttctcttttactagtatcatgtatataaatattattgtatctttgtattcCACCAATACgtacaacaaaacaaacaaacaaataaataaataaataaatttagtgaccattccaagttacaacagtactgaaaaaagtgacttccgaccgttttcacacttatgaccttttgcaacatccccatggtcacatgatcaaaatttgggtcctTGGCAACTGGGTTCATATTAATGACAGCTGCAgcgtcccggggtcatgtgatcctctgTTTCTGATCTTCTGACAATCAGTCAattaggaagccagattcacttaacaactgtggcaagaaaagtgggGCAAAAcctacttaacaactgtctcatttagcaacataaatttgggacttaattgtggttgtaagttgaggactgcctatacTGTATCTAAAAAGAACAAATCAAGTTGTgagtccatttaaaaaaaaagatttaagagATCTTTTCAATTGAAAGGTTCATTTAAAATCCTGAAAAATCACTGGTACTTTTCTGTCTCATCCTTcatcaaaaacaaaagcagaagcAGTTGTTGCGAAGAGGGTTAAAACTGGGTTGGTATATTTTGTGTTAATGTAACTGGGGGCAAGGTCTTTCCTAACAACCTTTCTGTTCTGTATAGTCTTGACAGCGATAAGGGAGGCGTATAGATCTGGCCTCTTTTCGTACATTCTAATCGATGTATCATGGAAAATTGTGTCTCTCTGCAAAACAATACTTGGTTCCAACAGAAAAGTTCCTGGCTTGTTACAAATGAGAAAATAACAGAAGCATCGCTCTGCTTTGGTGACCTTACTGGCTTCatgttcttttctctttttttaacttgaatttatCTGTTAGAACCTGGATTCCCGCAAACACCACGGGAAGATGCAGCATGACGGAGATCCTGATAGAATCCAATCTTCCTCTAACTCAGTGCTGTTCAAAGAGTGGGGTGGGGGCCCCTGGGGGGGCATGGAACGATGCCAGGGGGGCATATGACCCCCCAAAGAATGTGCCTTTTTTGCCgctaagcgacattgtctagttgaagggacctggagaatgccaagAGAATgcctagagccggggtggcgcagcaggtagagtgctgtactgcaggtcactgaagctgactgtagatctgaaggtcagcagttcaaatctcatcaccggctcaaggttgactcagccttccatccttccgaggtgggtaaaatgaggagccgaattgtgggggcaatatgctggctctgttaaaaagtgctatttgctaacatattgtaagccgccctgagtctaaggagaagggtggcataaaattgaatgaatgaatgaatgaatgaatataataagtaagtaagtaagtaagtaagtaagtaagtaagtaagtaagtaaataaataaataaccggtcactgggactcatgcagcagaaggaggtcccgcaagtaatctggtccgatgccatgtccaATCTGACATGCAGGGACATGTAGgcatgtcctacctgacacttttACCAGTATTTCCATCGCATTTCTCAGCATTGTGTTcagggcagcctgttctaaaagaaaacgtcttGCAAGTTCAATCCAACTTCTCAAACTTGcgaaatgttttcttttagaatgggctgtccTGGACACAGTATCGAGAAATGCGACAGAGGTACcaatacaagtgtcaggtaggatgcgcaTCTTGCGGTGGGGCACAATTTGGGAGTGGCAGGTCAGGCGGGGTGGGCCGTGAGACACGCATCGGCAGAGAGTTAGGGGCAcgagaaatgtttacttcttcctaggggggtcGTAACAGAAAAtagttgagaagcactgcatcTAATTGCTGGCCTTCAGGTATGCTGAGGAATATCAGATTTGGGAAAGTTGGACCAGAATCACTCCCCAATTTCATAGCATAATACAGTATTTGGATGCATGACTGCAATTAATTTCAGAAACTAAAATATAcctcttttttttagtaaaacttacggtgtgggttctgcctcccaaggacaattccacctgtccgtccataaccctggggggggggggaattattgaccccctcagagagggtctgcaacttgggtgtcctcttcgatccacagctcacattagagaaccatctttcagctgtggcgagggggatgttgcccaggttcgcctggtgcactagttgcggccctatctggaccgggactcactgctcacagtcactcatgccctcatcacctcgagattcaactactgtaatgctctctacatggggctaccttttaaaagtgttcggaaacttcaggtcatgcagaatgcagctgcgagagcaatcatgggcttccctagatatgcccatgttacaccaacactccacagtctgcattggttgccgatcaatttccggtcacaattcaaagtgttggttatgacctataaagccctccatggcatcggaccagaatatctccgggaccgccttctgccgcacgaatcccagcgaccgattaggtcccacagagttggccttctccgggtcccgtcgaccaaacaatgtcgtttggcgagtcccaggggaagagccttctctgtggtggccccaaccctctggaaccagctcccccctgagattagaactgcccccaccctccttgcctttcgtaaactccttaaaacccacctctgccgtcaggcatgggggaattgtgacatctcccccaggcctatacaattcatgtattatttatttatattatttattttattagatttgtatgccgcccctctccgtagactatggtatggtatgtttgtgtgtatgtctgctttaataatgtttttttttaatgtttttaaattattagatttgtcttgaattgttttattgttgttgtgagccgtccgagtctacggagaggagtggcatacaaatctaataaataaaataaaatgaagatagATGGTTCAACATACTGCTGGTCACATGTATTTTTCATATGTTCAGGCATACTTTGAGTTACTGTATCTGTATTTTTTTAAGTGGCTAATGAGCTATAATTACATTTCATAGATTTCTAAATAAAGTACTGCATTGCaaatttataaaatttaaaaatttgaatAACTGAAATATTCCAAGCTGCAAATTGAGAAGTGTATATCGACTCAGTTTAGAGAAAAATTCAAACACTTTGATAATAATAAAAGCAACTGAATCTTACTTATTCATTGAATTACTTTATCAAATTTAACCAAAATTTTGTTAAGTCAATTAAGCTTCCCAGGGAAACCAAAGCCAACATCCTGATCTAGAACGCCCAAAAAGTGATGAGctctgaacaaaaaaaaatatccttcagTCTATCTAGACTCAGGACACTTAagatttcaaaattattttgtctAGATCTTGGAAGTGAATAAGGAGCCAATATAGAGTATGATTCCAGCAAAATTATTTAGCAAGGGTATGTCAATAGAGGATTTGGGGACAACAGTCTCAAGATGGTCTTTAAAAATGTTCCTGCTTGAAGTAAttgtaaaacaatataaataagaaTTCATAGATCTTACTCATACATGTTCTTAGAAACAAGTATTTAAACATTATGATTCAGCAAATAAACACCCCACTTAAGTTATTATCAGCCAAGAAGCTTTGGAGGGTATGTTTGCCTTCAGGCAGAATATAGACTATTCTACAACTGGACACTTGTACCTCTCCCAGGAAAAAAGGTTTATTCTTAGTAAAATCAGGGCTTTGATGATACCTTATGAATAAAAATTTTCTCTGCATAAAGAAAAATAGCCTTTCAGGTAATAGCTTTTCTATAAAAAGACAGCTTTTTGTACTGAGGTACAGTTAACTGTGTGAGATTCTTCCAGCCGTCTAAAACAGTACAATGCAAGAGACAGATTAACAATCTTAATCAAATCTAGAACTTCTATACCACAGAGTATCATCCTCCTTAATATcatcataaataaaaaatactttatgaAACAGCACTAGTCCTTTGGAGCCTAAATGATTTATAGTTGTTTTCTCTTTATCCTGGGTTTGGTTTAAGCTAAATTTTTTTACCTCATTTCTTCTGAAATCTTTATAAGTGAAatcactatacagtgttccctcgcttttcgcgggggatgcgttccgagaccgcccgcgaaagttgaatttccgcgaagtagagatgcggaagtaaatacactatttttggctatgaacattatcacaagctttcccttgacactttaaacccctaaattgcaattttccatacccttagcaaccattcagattattattcaccatgtttatttattaaagtttatttttaaaaaaattattaaaggcagacgaaagtttggcgatgacatatgatgtcatcgggtgggaaaaaccgtggtatagggaaaaaacccgcaaagtattttttaattaatatttttgaaaaaccgtggtatagattttccgcgaagttcgaacccgtgaaaatcgagggaacactgtatgtgatTTCATGCTGTTCAGTCATACCAAGTGACAGCATCTCAGTAGCATCTCAGGAAcgccaagaaaaaaaaccccctccAGCGAGTCCCTTAGACTGCAAGACGATCAAACTgttcagtcctagaggagatcaaccctgactgctctttggaCCAGGATTAAAAATTGGttggaaaaaatattaaattatcaattagaaacaaaaccagaaatgtatctgTTGGGAATAATCGGAGGATAACATAGCAAAGAAGATTACTATTTAATAACTCACACACTAACGTCAGCAAGATTGGTGTtcgcacaaacttggaaacaagaaaagataccaaatgaagagatggtgattaggaaaatgctagactgtgctaaattaagtaaattaacatatgaattacagaataaacaaaataaggactactatagagtttggggaaaatatataattggatagaagaagaaagaagaagaaattgaactAATATTTAAGGGAAAGAAATGAattaacaaaaacagaattgtaaagtattgaCCATTTAGTAAATTCAAAtgaatttgtatatatatataggtatgtttatatgtcttgttttgtttgtttgtttgtttgtattacaataaaaaaaaactgACTGctctttggaaggccaaatcctgaagatgaaatttaaatactttggccacctaatgagaaggaagggcttactggagaagagcctaatgctgggaaagattgagggcacaagaagaaggggacgacagagaaagAGGTGGCTGAAGCAGTcgacatgagcttaaatggactccgtaAGATGGCAGAGGACAGGAAGTCCTGGAGGAATATTATCCATGGTTGTGATGCGTTGGACATGACTTcacagctaacaacaacaaaaaactcaAAACCAAGAGAATTGGATCTAAATCATATTTGGACTGGGTGACCACAAAGGAATTATAGGGCTATAGATTAAAcaagaaagctttttttaaaaaatgatgaccCACTTTGGCCTTGTTACCAAGAAACATAAATATGTCTATATAGTTTCCAGGAATCACATTCAATCTGAAAGATATCTTATCTACTTTTTCTTGTAGTCAGTTTTGGTCAGACACTTTTacttaatataatcttaattctTGTTACTAACATTAAAGCTAATTACTTATGCATCGCTTGCTGGGACGCCCATTTTATTTGTCCATATTGAGTATTTATAACCATAGAAGATTTATAGCCACAGTTAGATTAAAATTTACTGAAATAATTTCCTAGGGAAGATACCATAATATGTACATGCAAAGGAGAACCTGTTCAAAATGGGATACATTTAACCCCTCTTCATTTCCACAATAAAATGTTTTAAGAACTTTTTTATATTTAAGCAGATTTCATAAATCTTTAGGCATATTTGTTACATctaacttcattcattcattcattcattcattcaagcaatcaattttcaaatttaaacTTAGACAGTGAATtattttaaaccagtgtttctcaaccttagcaactttaagaagtCAATATTGCAACTCTCAGAATTATCCAACtaacatggctggctggagaattcagaataacagagttgggaagggatcttagagatcctctagtccaatcccctgctcaagcaggaaaccctacacaattTCTGATAGTTATccaatgttttctttaaaatcatcagtgttggagcacccacaatttctggagggaaCTTATTTCACTGATTaatagttctaactgtcaggaaatttctccttagttctaggttggttctttctttattagtttccatccattgctttagGTGCTTTGCAAAGTAGATTGACCGCCCcttcatgtcactcctagtcctttttttgcattaaactagacatacccaattcctgtaactgtttttcatatgtttagaATATCATATTGCAAAATAAAAGTGTTAGCAGCTACTGAACAGTTTGTATTCCCAAGAACAGAGAAAGAGTGAAATGGGATGAAAGTTCTGTGAGAAAATGAAAGCTGCTAATCTGTTTTCCAAGTGAAACATTTAAGGTGATTGCTCTAACCTGGGGCACAGTACATTCTCTCTATGGCATCGTTGTCACAGGAATCTTCAACCTCACTCCACCTGCTAAAATACGTTAGCTGAATGTGTCCTAAAAACAAAACGACAGGAGAAATCAAAACATTTTTCCCTTCCATTTTATGCAGAAGTGAACTGTAATTACTCCTTTTGTAGCTAAAAACAGTATCATTAAGAATAATGGCATCATTAAGTACTAGAAGCTATTACTGGGGGTGAATTTGCTGCACTGATAATGAAGCTCTAGACAGGAAATGAAGATACTAATTACAAGATAAAACGCCTTCTCAGTTAATTGGGAGCAACAGCGAATAAAAAGAAATGCATTTGCAAAAGTTCCTGACCTCGATCATTCAATAAGATGTTGTTTGGGTTCAAATCACGGCACACAATTCCTTCTCCATGCAAGGCATCAAGGGCTACCACCATTTCAGCTGCCCATCTTTGAACACAGCCCTCAGGGAGGTAAAATCTGGAGGTTAGTGCTAATCTCTCATCCAAGTCCTGAAAAAAATGGTGTATTTCATTCTCTCCTCTGCTTCTTGCATCCAACTCTTTGCCTCCTGCGTGGTGTGACAAAGAGGGGGCTGTTCCCTCTTTACAGTTTGCTTCAGTTTGATCGGAAAACAGCAACACAGCTTCACTGTCCATATCTAAGCTGTCTTCTGGAACAACTACTGGTGCGCTGGCCACCATGACACTGTCTTTTATGCTGAAAATATctaatgatgaagatgatgatggtgCTTCTCCGAGTCCTTGAAAGGCCATCCTGTCCCCAAAACCAACTGAGTCACTAGCAGCTGTATGGAATGTCCTAGCTGTTTTATGATTGTCTTTGCATAGCCCTTGTGATTTTTCTTCCTTCGGATGCTCTACATCTTGCTCAAGCACTCTAATTTGTTCTGCGCTGTTATTCAATTGCAAAACGTCGGGGGTTTCCAAAAATTTGCTTTCCAAAATGTCTCCATTCTGTTCTACCAGTTTTGTTGGTCTATCCACTGGGGCTTCTTTCATTTGCTCCATAATGCCTGGCAAGTTGACCAAAAGGTCAGGTCTTCCTTCATCAATACTACCAACCCCATCAAAGGCTACATCCTTAAATGATATCACAGGGACAGAGTCATTAGAACCCCTGCTGATTGTATCCTGAGATGCAAAGCCTAATTTGTTTTCAATGACTTCAAGGCTCTGGTCCTGATCCAATGTAGGGAAAAATGGCTTGAATGATTCTGATTTTAAGTTATGGAGTTTATCTCCGAAATCAAGACCCAGAAGTTCACTGGAGCTATCTTTACTATCAATTCTGAAAAATTCCATGGGGCAGTTCTTGGATTTATTTAATGATTCTGATATCATAGTAGCGTTGGCAGTCTCTGGATCCACATCGTCAGCAAATTCTTTTATTTCCTGACATGTGAATGCAGATTCCAATTTTCCAGTGGAAACTTCACCTTGAGCTGGGAGGCCTCTTTCCTCTTTGATAATGAGAACATTATCATCTGGTTTCATGACAGGTTCCTCGTTTAATGAACCAGGATCAATTTTTTCTTGACTATATTCATTGCACAATGTTAAATAACTTGTGGTACATTCCTCTTCTGAACTAGAACCAGAGTCAATCCACTTAGGAGAACTTTCCTGGTCTTCTTCTTGGTTACTGCTACCACCATCTTGAGAATTTGGAGTGAGACTGGTCTGCAGTGGTAAAACCTTTAATACATTGTCCCCATTACTTCTTCTGGAGCCAAGGCTACTGCTGAGATCCTGAGGACTAGGACTTGCCTGATGCAAATGTATTTTGGTACAGCTGGATTTTCTGGAGTTAGGGGCTTCAAAGCTTTCTTCGGGACTCCTATTCAAGAATTTACTAATGTAAGACCAAAGTTTGCctcctgcaagaaaaaaaaacaaaccaatgtTAATTGTATTTCATTAATGCCTAACTATGGCAGATGGTGAAATTATATGTAAATATTAACATTAGTAGAAGATACTATCCACTCTTACCCTCTAAAAGAATACATATAGGTACTAGCATTACAATAGCATTGGTGGGATATTTCTGCATTTTTAGACCATCCATCATCTGCAACAGCAGAGTGATATTTAAACATTCTAAATAGCTTGCAATGAAACTATCAGGGGGCAAAAAGTCAGGAAATAACACAAAGTATACATTTCATATCTACCAAGTTGGAAAGTGTTCATGATGCCCAAATTGAGTTCTGAAAATCAAAGTTGAAAGATTATGGCATAATCTAGTCATGGTGGTTCCAGGGGTCATCATTTTGCCATACCAAAAAGACTTGAACAGCACTTAGAAAATCTGCCCATTGACAAAATGTCCATCCAATATATATTATGCTGATCAGTTACAACCTCCTAAATTCTTAGGAAGAACTCTGCACATATAAAGGCCAACATCTGCTAAAGAATAGGCAGCTCTTATTTCACATTCTTATTTATATAGTATTAGTAcagtaatagaaaataaagaaggtAAAATGATCTGAGattctggaattttaaaaaaccaaagcaTTTCCAGCTACACCccaaacttaacaactgttgaTACGACAAAAGGATCTGGATAGCAGACATGGCAGTACCTGGAGGCAACAcagtaaaaaaaaggggggggggatgaagaaaaacacaaaatataaacctTGCAAGTAGACATGGAatgaccatggcaaaaaaaaagtaaagtgCCAATGGTAATAGATGCCATGTATGCAATCTCAAAACAACTGGAATATCACTTGAAcatcatcagcattgacaaaatcagtcaattgcaaacagcagctttacttggaacagcttacattctgCAGGAATACCTTTAACACCTTCagacaacatctgcctatcctaaGATTCTTGGAAATGACTGGATAGGTggataaaatgccaaatccagtctgaacatctgactGACTGTGCAATGAACCATAATAAATTTGTGGGGATCttgctgtttttctctttctagctctcccccaattataaaaagaaaagtacagtggtacctcaagatacgaacccctcgtcttacgaacaactcgtgatacgaacccggggttcagaaaaattttgcctcttcttacgaactttttttgagttacgaaccagcgttcggagacagctgggaagccgcgcggctgttttaaaaggtgacagccgggcggcggggcttcccagcagcctcccgaacgccggttcgtaactcgaaaaaagttcgtaagaagagacaaaatttttctgaaccccgggttcggttcgggaggtttctgggaagccccccagcccggctgtgaccttttaaaacagccgcgcggcttcccagctctctccaaacaccgaacgcggaagttcggctttggcgttcgaattcgggagacagctgggaagccgtgcggctgttttaaaaggtcacagccgtgctggggggcttcccaccaccaccccgaaccccgaaccccaaacccggaagttcggcaaaagtttggggttcggggggctgggaagccccccagcgcggctgtgaccttttaaaacagccgcgcggcttcccagctgtctcccgaagctgaacgccaaagccgaacttccatgttcggcgtttggagacagctgggaagccgcgcagctgttttaaaaggtcacagccgtgctggggggcttcccagcacccccccccaaccccgaacccggaagttcggcaaaagttcggggttcgggggggtgctgggaagccccccagcacggctgtgaccttttaaaacagccgcgcggcttcccagctatctcccaaagccgaacgccaaagccgaacttccgcgttcagcgttcggagacagctgggaagccgcgcggctgttttaaaagatcacagccgggcggtagcggtttttttgcgggtttttgtttggttgcacggattaattgactttacattgtttcctatgggaaacaatgtttcgtcttacaaacctttcgtgttacgaacctccccctggaaccaattaggttcatatctTGAGATTCCACTGTAATCCTCCAATGAAAAGTAATCCTCCAGTTTCAATCCCCTCATCTCTGTATCACATtcagatgattattattattattattattattattattattaataataataataataataattagatttgtttgccgcccctctccgaagactggggcggCTCCATGGAAGGAAGGACATCCATAGTCAACGAAGATCACTAAATGTAGTTTATCAATCACGTTTCTACAAACACCTGTCAATATCCTGAGGCCATAGGTCAGCTGACTATTAGCTAAATTTAAATCTACCATATATTTTAAGTAAACTATGAGCTTGAGGTGCAACTCAAAATGAGAGTCAATGGGAGCCATATTTATTGATAATAAATTACTGAAATCAAAAAAGTGAGATTTATTTAGAAATGGCTAAAAGTGTAAAATTAGACATGAGCTTAATTTCATCTAAACTTCTCTCAGCTCACAGATGCAGACACACATATTTATCAAATATATTCTAAGCAGCTAAACCGTAAGAAGAGCTGACTGGTTAAGACTTAAGGTCCATAAAATCTAGCACTGTGCTTTTACATACAGAATGAGCCTAAAATGGTGGTGGTTGCATTTAAAACCCAGCTCTTCTGGAATTCTTATGGTACAATAATAAAAGAGCCTTAAAATCACCATAATTGTCATGTAGCTCAGTGTTATCTATTACAGCTGGcttggctcgctagcttttcaaAACAGATTTTTCTTATTATCTAATAGTTTTTACTGGAAATGTTAAAGCTTTTCATTGGAAATGTTAGGGCTTAAAGCTGGGCCATCAGAATGTAAAATGTGTTTACAACTGAGCTATGAGACTTACACCAATAGATAACAAAGTTCTACCTGCAGTTACATCTGTTTTTATCCATCTGTTATTTATTCTGGCCTTTTCTTTCCATACTCCcctttttttaaatagcaatatttttttattgt
This genomic window from Erythrolamprus reginae isolate rEryReg1 chromosome 1, rEryReg1.hap1, whole genome shotgun sequence contains:
- the RPS6KC1 gene encoding ribosomal protein S6 kinase delta-1 isoform X1 encodes the protein MIPSRNRGGEVARFYTVTEPKRHPRGYTVYKVTARIVSRKNPEDVQEIVVWKRYSDFKKLHKELWQIHKHLFRHTELFPPFAKAKVFGRFEEGVIEERRQCAEDLLQFSANIPLLYNSKQLEDFFKDGEVHDGSELIGPAEPLVDSLTDSLSTCSSEARRDVLDEVTLSQSEYGGLSTDSDLISLTIDADSLVELDDGMASNQGSPSASLGPGCAAEPPVLASAILDHEWSKSEIERESRGLFTGALKAKLGRRDYVDKARELIKLALKKEEEEDYEAAFGFYSKGVDLLLEGVQGESSPTRREAVKRKTSEYLMRAEKISSLYCRPSSEDGSIFVPPGSLSSRPSWNLRSPAEELKAFRVLGVIDKVLLVMDTRTQQTYILKGLRKSSECSRKRKTIIPRSVPNMVALHKYIVSEESVFLVLHHAEGGKLWSYISKFLNRSPEESFEAPNSRKSSCTKIHLHQASPSPQDLSSSLGSRRSNGDNVLKVLPLQTSLTPNSQDGGSSNQEEDQESSPKWIDSGSSSEEECTTSYLTLCNEYSQEKIDPGSLNEEPVMKPDDNVLIIKEERGLPAQGEVSTGKLESAFTCQEIKEFADDVDPETANATMISESLNKSKNCPMEFFRIDSKDSSSELLGLDFGDKLHNLKSESFKPFFPTLDQDQSLEVIENKLGFASQDTISRGSNDSVPVISFKDVAFDGVGSIDEGRPDLLVNLPGIMEQMKEAPVDRPTKLVEQNGDILESKFLETPDVLQLNNSAEQIRVLEQDVEHPKEEKSQGLCKDNHKTARTFHTAASDSVGFGDRMAFQGLGEAPSSSSSLDIFSIKDSVMVASAPVVVPEDSLDMDSEAVLLFSDQTEANCKEGTAPSLSHHAGGKELDARSRGENEIHHFFQDLDERLALTSRFYLPEGCVQRWAAEMVVALDALHGEGIVCRDLNPNNILLNDRGHIQLTYFSRWSEVEDSCDNDAIERMYCAPEVGVVFEETEACDWWSLGALVFELLTGTTLLECHPAGINTHTCLNLPDHISEEARSFLQQLLQFNSVERLGAGIAGVEDIKAHPFFATIDWTELAK
- the RPS6KC1 gene encoding ribosomal protein S6 kinase delta-1 isoform X2, with product MIPSRNRGGEVARFYTVTEPKRHPRGYTIVSRKNPEDVQEIVVWKRYSDFKKLHKELWQIHKHLFRHTELFPPFAKAKVFGRFEEGVIEERRQCAEDLLQFSANIPLLYNSKQLEDFFKDGEVHDGSELIGPAEPLVDSLTDSLSTCSSEARRDVLDEVTLSQSEYGGLSTDSDLISLTIDADSLVELDDGMASNQGSPSASLGPGCAAEPPVLASAILDHEWSKSEIERESRGLFTGALKAKLGRRDYVDKARELIKLALKKEEEEDYEAAFGFYSKGVDLLLEGVQGESSPTRREAVKRKTSEYLMRAEKISSLYCRPSSEDGSIFVPPGSLSSRPSWNLRSPAEELKAFRVLGVIDKVLLVMDTRTQQTYILKGLRKSSECSRKRKTIIPRSVPNMVALHKYIVSEESVFLVLHHAEGGKLWSYISKFLNRSPEESFEAPNSRKSSCTKIHLHQASPSPQDLSSSLGSRRSNGDNVLKVLPLQTSLTPNSQDGGSSNQEEDQESSPKWIDSGSSSEEECTTSYLTLCNEYSQEKIDPGSLNEEPVMKPDDNVLIIKEERGLPAQGEVSTGKLESAFTCQEIKEFADDVDPETANATMISESLNKSKNCPMEFFRIDSKDSSSELLGLDFGDKLHNLKSESFKPFFPTLDQDQSLEVIENKLGFASQDTISRGSNDSVPVISFKDVAFDGVGSIDEGRPDLLVNLPGIMEQMKEAPVDRPTKLVEQNGDILESKFLETPDVLQLNNSAEQIRVLEQDVEHPKEEKSQGLCKDNHKTARTFHTAASDSVGFGDRMAFQGLGEAPSSSSSLDIFSIKDSVMVASAPVVVPEDSLDMDSEAVLLFSDQTEANCKEGTAPSLSHHAGGKELDARSRGENEIHHFFQDLDERLALTSRFYLPEGCVQRWAAEMVVALDALHGEGIVCRDLNPNNILLNDRGHIQLTYFSRWSEVEDSCDNDAIERMYCAPEVGVVFEETEACDWWSLGALVFELLTGTTLLECHPAGINTHTCLNLPDHISEEARSFLQQLLQFNSVERLGAGIAGVEDIKAHPFFATIDWTELAK
- the RPS6KC1 gene encoding ribosomal protein S6 kinase delta-1 isoform X4, coding for MASNQGSPSASLGPGCAAEPPVLASAILDHEWSKSEIERESRGLFTGALKAKLGRRDYVDKARELIKLALKKEEEEDYEAAFGFYSKGVDLLLEGVQGESSPTRREAVKRKTSEYLMRAEKISSLYCRPSSEDGSIFVPPGSLSSRPSWNLRSPAEELKAFRVLGVIDKVLLVMDTRTQQTYILKGLRKSSECSRKRKTIIPRSVPNMVALHKYIVSEESVFLVLHHAEGGKLWSYISKFLNRSPEESFEAPNSRKSSCTKIHLHQASPSPQDLSSSLGSRRSNGDNVLKVLPLQTSLTPNSQDGGSSNQEEDQESSPKWIDSGSSSEEECTTSYLTLCNEYSQEKIDPGSLNEEPVMKPDDNVLIIKEERGLPAQGEVSTGKLESAFTCQEIKEFADDVDPETANATMISESLNKSKNCPMEFFRIDSKDSSSELLGLDFGDKLHNLKSESFKPFFPTLDQDQSLEVIENKLGFASQDTISRGSNDSVPVISFKDVAFDGVGSIDEGRPDLLVNLPGIMEQMKEAPVDRPTKLVEQNGDILESKFLETPDVLQLNNSAEQIRVLEQDVEHPKEEKSQGLCKDNHKTARTFHTAASDSVGFGDRMAFQGLGEAPSSSSSLDIFSIKDSVMVASAPVVVPEDSLDMDSEAVLLFSDQTEANCKEGTAPSLSHHAGGKELDARSRGENEIHHFFQDLDERLALTSRFYLPEGCVQRWAAEMVVALDALHGEGIVCRDLNPNNILLNDRGHIQLTYFSRWSEVEDSCDNDAIERMYCAPEVGVVFEETEACDWWSLGALVFELLTGTTLLECHPAGINTHTCLNLPDHISEEARSFLQQLLQFNSVERLGAGIAGVEDIKAHPFFATIDWTELAK